The following are encoded in a window of Terriglobales bacterium genomic DNA:
- a CDS encoding cytochrome c3 family protein, translated as MPQVFNRGANGLARMSLVILGLVVTSLALTLNELQRSPYVTREGERLEQPVPFSHQHHVSGLGLDCRYCHTSVENSNFAGIPPTKTCMNCHSEIWTNADILEPVRASYRNGTPIWWTKLHDLPDYVYFSHEIHINKGIGCASCHGPIDEMPLTYQHASLQMEWCLDCHRNPAKNIRPVGDPIFNMGWKGPSTASPVFCEDGTGNCSLDGPYYQLTGQPMQHWKKFEDQMSLGKYLVAQYHVRTPNEIQSCETCHR; from the coding sequence ATGCCACAAGTTTTTAACCGAGGTGCCAACGGGCTTGCACGCATGAGCCTCGTCATTCTTGGGCTTGTCGTCACCAGCCTGGCGCTTACTCTGAATGAATTGCAGCGTTCGCCTTACGTCACACGCGAGGGCGAGCGACTCGAGCAGCCGGTGCCTTTCAGCCATCAGCACCACGTGTCCGGCCTCGGACTCGACTGCCGTTACTGCCACACCTCTGTGGAAAATTCCAATTTTGCAGGAATTCCGCCAACTAAAACGTGCATGAATTGCCACTCCGAGATCTGGACCAACGCCGACATTCTCGAACCTGTGCGCGCCAGCTACCGCAACGGCACTCCGATCTGGTGGACCAAGCTGCACGATTTGCCCGACTACGTTTATTTCAGTCACGAGATCCACATTAATAAGGGAATCGGCTGCGCCTCATGCCATGGCCCAATCGACGAGATGCCGCTCACCTATCAGCACGCAAGTCTGCAGATGGAGTGGTGCCTCGACTGCCATCGCAATCCGGCCAAGAACATTCGTCCGGTAGGCGACCCGATTTTCAATATGGGTTGGAAGGGCCCGAGCACGGCAAGTCCGGTGTTCTGCGAAGATGGGACGGGAAATTGTTCCCTGGATGGCCCGTACTATCAGCTCACCGGCCAGCCGATGCAGCACTGGAAAAAATTCGAAGATCAGATGTCGTTGGGCAAATACTTGGTGGCGCAGTATCACGTGCGTACTCCAAACGAAATTCAAAGTTGCGAAACCTGCCACAGATAA